Proteins encoded within one genomic window of Corvus hawaiiensis isolate bCorHaw1 chromosome 9, bCorHaw1.pri.cur, whole genome shotgun sequence:
- the LRRC8B gene encoding volume-regulated anion channel subunit LRRC8B — MITLTELKCLADAQSSYHILKPWWDVFWYYLTMIMLLLAVLAGALQLTQTRVLCCLPCKLEFDNHCAVPWDLVKANLNMSASSTAPIIIPLKIQNYLHRQQYSYIDAVCYERQLHWFAKFFPYLVLLHTFIFAACSNFWLYYPSTSSRLEHFVAVLQKCFDSPWTTRALSETVAEQSARKLPIAKSKTVISSPQCSGDIGASRQSLPYSQPGLETTGRENSSVLDKKEGEQAKAIFEKVKKFRVHAEEKDVVYTVYMKQIIVKVFVVVIIVIYVPYYLSFITLEIDCVVNVQAFTGYKRYQCVYSLAEIFKVLASFYVVLVIFYGLTCTYSLWWMLRSSLKQYSFEKLREKSNYTDIPDVKNDFAFILHLADQYDPLYSQRFSIFLSDLSENELKQINLNNEWSVEKLKNKLVRNSQDKTELHLFMLNGLPDSVFELTEIEVLSLELIPEAKLPSAVTQLVNLKELNVYHSSLTMDYPAVNFLEENLKTLRLKSSEMGRIPFWVFHLKNLQELCLTGYFMLDHHNSIYNDGFQGLKNLRSIHLKNNLSRIPQVITDLLPSLQHLSINNEGNKLIVLNNLKKLVNLRTLELICCDLERIPHSIFTLNNLHEIDLKENNLRTVEEIISFQHLKNLSCLKLWHNSISYVPVQIGALSNLEQLYLNYNNIKNVPLQLFLCRKLHYLDLSYNKLTSIPEEIGYLTNLQYLALTKNHIEMLPDGLFQCKKLQFLLLGNNSLMNLSPFVGQLLNLVHLELIGNYLESLPAELEECQFLKRNNLIVEERLLKTLPPRVRERLQACSDKS, encoded by the exons ATGATCACGCTAACAGAACTCAAATGCTTAGCAGATGCCCAGTCATCCTACCACATACTAAAACCATGGTGGGATGTCTTCTGGTATTACCTCACCATGATAATGCTGCTACTTGCTGTGCTTGCTGGGGCTCTCCAGCTTACTCAAACCAGAGTATTGTGTTGTCTTCCTTGCAAGCTAGAATTTGACAATCATTGTGCTGTGCCTTGGGATTTAGTTAAAGCCAACCTTAACATGTCAGCTAGCTCGACAGCACCGATAATCATCCCGCTTAAAATCCAGAATTATCTCCATCGGCAGCAGTATTCCTACATTGATGCAGTATGTTATGAGCGACAACTTCACTGGTTTGCCAAATTTTTTCCATACCTAGTGCTTTTGCATACCTTTATTTTTGCGGCTTGCAGTAATTTCTGGCTTTACTATCCTAGTACAAGTTCCAGGCTTGAGCACTTTGTAGCTGTTCTTCAGAAGTGTTTTGACTCTCCGTGGACAACGCGTGCCCTCTCAGAAACAGTTGCTGAGCAGTCTGCGAGGAAGTTGCCGATAGCCAAATCAAAAACAGTGATTTCATCACCTCAGTGTTCAGGAGACATAGGGGCCAGCAGACAGTCCCTGCCATATTCACAACCTGGCTTGGAAACAACTGGAAGAGAAAATTCAAGTGTTCTTGATAAAAAAGAAGGGGAACAAGCTAAAGCTATATTtgaaaaagtgaagaaattcagaGTACATGCCGAAGAAAAGGATGTCGTATACACAGTGTATATGAAACAGATTATAGTGAAAGTCTTTGTAGTTGTCATAATAGTAATTTATGTCCCCTACTATTTATCCTTTATTACACTTGAAATTGATTGTGTGGTTAATGTTCAAGCCTTTACAGGCTACAAAAGGTACCAGTGTGTTTATTCGCTAGcagaaatttttaaagttttggcTTCATTTTATGTTGTTTTAGTGATCTTCTATGGGTTAACTTGTACTTACAGTTTGTGGTGGATGTTAAGAAGTTCACTTAAGCAATACTCTTTTGAGAAgttgagagagaaaagtaattaCACTGATATACCTGATGTAAAGAATGACTTTGCATTTATTCTTCACTTGGCAGATCAGTATGATCCTCTTTATTCCCAGCGATTCTCAATATTCCTGTCTGATTTGAGTGAGAACGAACTCAAACAGATAAATCTTAACAATGAATGGTCagtggaaaaactgaaaaataaactagTAAGAAATTCCCAAGACAAGACTGAACTTCACCTTTTCATGTTAAATGGTCTTCCAGACAGTGTCTTTGAACTGACAGAAATAGAAGTCCTAAGCCTGGAACTTATTCCCGAAGCCAAACTTCCTTCAGCTGTGACCCAGCTTGTCAATCTCAAAGAACTCAATGTTTATCATTCATCACTAACGATGGATTATCCAGCAGTCAactttttagaagaaaatctgaaaaccTTGCGTTTGAAATCTAGTGAGATGGGAAGAATTCCGTTTTGGGTCTTTCATCTAAAAAACCTGCAAGAATTGTGCTTAACAGGATATTTCATGCTAGATCATCACAACTCCATATACAATGATGGCTTTCAGGGGCTAAAAAATCTGAGATCCATTCACTTAAAAAACAACCTTTCCCGTATACCTCAAGTGATTACAGATCTTCTGCCTTCTTTACAACACTTGTCTATCAACAATGAGGGAAATAAGCTGATAGTGCTAAATAACCTGAAGAAGCTGGTAAACCTGAGAACCTTGGAATTAATCTGCTGCGATTTAGAGCGCATTCCCCATTCCATTTTTACCCTAAACAATTTGCATGAAAttgacttaaaagaaaataacctcAGAACAGTGGAAGAAATAATTAGTTTCCAAcatcttaaaaatctttcttgctTAAAATTGTGGCACAACAGTATTTCATATGTCCCAGTGCAGATTGGTGCATTATCAAACCTGGAACAGTTGTATctaaattataataatattaAGAATGTTCCATTGCAGCTATTTCTCTGTAGAAAGTTACACTATTTGGATCTTAGCTATAATAAGCTAACCTCCATCCCTGAAGAAATTGGTTATCTGACCAACCTGCAGTACTTGGCTTTGACAAAAAACCAC attGAAATGCTGCCTGATGGATTATTTCAGTGCAAAAAGCTGCAATTTCTTCTTCTGGGAAATAACAGTCTGATGAATTTGTCCCCTTTTGTGGGTCAGCTACTGAATCTTGTTCACTTAGAGCTCATTGGAAACTATCTTGAATCCCTTCCTGCTGAACTGGAAGAATGTCAGTTCTTAAAGCGAAATAATCTAATTGTAGAAGAAAGGTTGTTAAAAACACTTCCCCCTCGTGTAAGAGAGCGTTTGCAGGCATGCTCAGATAAGTCCTAA